A region of Pyxidicoccus parkwaysis DNA encodes the following proteins:
- a CDS encoding response regulator, translating into MSPHSSPVLVVDDDPDIREAVQDILSFEGYGVVQADNGREALELLNRQPPLRPCIILLDLMMPVMDGEELVGHLQKAPDLAALPVILVTASGRGMFPGIRAIIKKPFEMDELLEAVAAHCHP; encoded by the coding sequence GTGAGCCCGCATTCGAGCCCCGTCCTGGTGGTGGACGACGACCCCGACATCCGGGAAGCCGTCCAGGACATCCTCTCCTTCGAGGGGTACGGGGTGGTACAGGCCGACAACGGCCGCGAGGCGCTGGAGCTGCTCAACCGTCAGCCGCCGCTGCGCCCGTGCATCATCCTGCTCGACCTGATGATGCCGGTGATGGACGGCGAGGAGCTCGTGGGCCACCTGCAGAAGGCGCCGGACCTGGCCGCGCTGCCCGTCATCCTCGTGACGGCCAGCGGGCGGGGCATGTTCCCGGGCATCCGGGCCATCATCAAGAAGCCCTTCGAGATGGACGAGCTGCTGGAGGCCGTCGCGGCGCATTGCCATCCCTGA
- a CDS encoding CapA family protein, with amino-acid sequence MWHWWLPAGSLALCLVACSSEPQSRQEPGTLEPAGEEPDAGAPPSPAPLPHPFPEPTPEPEPEPEPEPEPDPTPEETPALTTCAPEPSGDSVPVPEAERKARHDYACTAIALEGSVLSTSGEPVSGATVKLGTETQRTGADGRFRFPVLARHNALLSVEAEGLRPSLVAVELRRALSEKLVSLPPLRLTPRDDGVRMLFGGDVSLGRRFLDPTDQTPRDQLPGDHPDALIQASDPLPGTKEVFTHVRPYFQAAEFRAVNLETPVTASPKTPHGSKDYAFFTLPGSLPALPWLGVDYVSLGNNHVYDYLDAGLRDTLRQVSSVGLHASGAGATPDEAFAPWRTQLAGSPYSFVSMCSISGEGEEHGYVAGPTQGGAADLRDTARMAATLGGEKNAGRVPIAILHTGVEYSERPEGYTAQQMRNAVDQGAALVIAHHPHIPQGFLRYHGVLVAQSLGNLAFDQDRLETMVGLMTEVELHGATVSRARALPVYIEDYRPRPVTGELAELTLRNLSELSREGGVALVPQPSYGELLPEGQSATVAERTVDVPVTVDASGTATVDLRPLRREGESMAVAEVLGANGQRAQVKRLRAGRDVLLHGDFEDHDVDGDANEAMRWELDGGAGFVCQDAPHRGAAALCQSRGASDKRDAVVDLHNRLRLPGFAEGRPRQDLTLVGWLRGRSAGAFRVVVQYQPIQSYHVFGEQDALRHPGGTFDWTQVSTDLRFPSSPPRPDLYNAPWALQLALRASPPARSEGMLAVDDLAVVAWERDGEGGTLRLETPQPRDFVRVETTAGVYTLRVIFREHRVP; translated from the coding sequence ATGTGGCATTGGTGGCTGCCCGCCGGAAGTCTGGCGTTGTGTCTGGTTGCCTGCTCGAGCGAGCCGCAGTCACGGCAGGAGCCGGGCACGCTGGAGCCCGCTGGAGAGGAGCCCGATGCGGGCGCACCGCCCTCGCCCGCCCCGCTGCCCCATCCCTTCCCCGAGCCGACGCCGGAGCCGGAGCCGGAGCCGGAGCCGGAGCCGGAGCCGGACCCGACGCCCGAGGAGACTCCGGCGCTGACGACGTGCGCGCCCGAGCCTTCCGGTGACAGCGTCCCGGTGCCCGAGGCCGAGCGCAAGGCTCGCCACGACTACGCCTGCACCGCGATTGCCCTGGAGGGCTCCGTGCTCTCCACCTCGGGCGAGCCCGTCTCCGGCGCGACGGTGAAGCTGGGCACTGAAACCCAGCGCACCGGCGCGGACGGACGCTTCCGCTTCCCCGTACTCGCGCGGCACAACGCGCTCCTCTCCGTGGAGGCGGAGGGCTTGCGTCCATCCCTCGTCGCGGTGGAGCTGCGACGCGCGCTCTCCGAGAAGCTCGTGAGCCTGCCACCGCTGCGGCTGACGCCGAGGGACGACGGCGTGCGGATGCTCTTCGGCGGCGACGTGTCGCTGGGCCGGCGCTTCCTCGACCCGACGGACCAGACACCGAGGGACCAGCTCCCCGGGGACCACCCCGACGCCCTCATCCAGGCCTCGGACCCGCTGCCCGGCACGAAGGAGGTCTTCACCCACGTCCGTCCCTACTTCCAGGCGGCCGAGTTTCGCGCGGTGAACCTGGAGACGCCGGTGACGGCTTCGCCGAAGACGCCGCACGGCTCGAAGGACTACGCCTTCTTCACCCTGCCCGGCTCGCTGCCCGCGCTGCCCTGGCTGGGCGTGGACTACGTGAGCCTGGGCAACAACCACGTCTACGACTACCTGGACGCGGGCCTGCGGGACACGCTGCGCCAGGTCTCCTCCGTGGGCCTCCACGCCAGCGGCGCGGGCGCCACACCGGACGAGGCCTTCGCGCCGTGGCGCACGCAGCTCGCGGGCTCGCCGTACAGCTTCGTCTCCATGTGCTCCATCAGCGGCGAGGGCGAGGAGCACGGCTACGTCGCCGGCCCCACCCAGGGCGGCGCGGCGGACCTGCGGGACACCGCGCGCATGGCGGCGACGCTCGGCGGCGAGAAGAACGCGGGGCGCGTGCCCATCGCCATCCTCCACACCGGTGTCGAGTACAGCGAGAGGCCCGAGGGCTACACGGCGCAGCAGATGCGCAACGCGGTGGACCAGGGCGCGGCGCTCGTGATTGCCCACCACCCGCACATCCCTCAGGGCTTCCTGCGCTACCACGGCGTGCTGGTGGCGCAGTCACTGGGCAACCTCGCCTTCGACCAGGACCGCCTCGAAACCATGGTGGGCCTGATGACGGAGGTGGAGCTGCACGGCGCCACCGTGTCCCGGGCGCGCGCCCTGCCCGTCTATATCGAGGACTACCGCCCGCGCCCCGTCACCGGCGAGCTGGCGGAGCTCACCCTGCGCAACCTCTCCGAGCTGTCGCGCGAGGGCGGCGTCGCGCTGGTGCCGCAGCCTTCCTACGGAGAGCTGCTGCCCGAGGGCCAGTCCGCCACTGTCGCCGAGCGCACGGTGGACGTGCCGGTGACGGTGGACGCGAGCGGCACGGCCACGGTGGACCTGCGCCCCTTGCGCCGCGAGGGCGAGTCCATGGCCGTCGCGGAAGTGCTCGGCGCCAACGGCCAGCGCGCGCAGGTGAAGCGGCTGCGGGCGGGGCGGGACGTGCTGCTGCACGGCGACTTCGAGGACCACGACGTGGACGGCGACGCCAACGAGGCCATGCGCTGGGAGCTGGACGGCGGCGCGGGCTTCGTGTGCCAGGACGCACCGCACCGGGGTGCCGCGGCGCTCTGCCAGTCGCGCGGCGCGAGCGACAAGCGGGACGCGGTGGTGGACCTGCACAACCGCCTGCGCCTGCCGGGCTTCGCGGAGGGCCGACCGCGCCAGGACCTCACGCTGGTGGGTTGGCTCAGGGGCCGCAGCGCGGGCGCGTTCCGCGTCGTCGTACAGTATCAACCCATCCAGTCCTACCATGTCTTCGGCGAGCAGGACGCCCTGCGCCACCCGGGGGGCACCTTCGACTGGACACAGGTGAGCACGGACCTGCGCTTCCCGAGCTCGCCGCCCCGACCGGACCTCTACAACGCGCCCTGGGCGCTCCAGCTCGCGCTCCGTGCGTCCCCTCCCGCCAGGAGCGAAGGCATGCTCGCCGTGGACGACCTGGCGGTGGTGGCGTGGGAGCGCGACGGCGAGGGCGGAACCCTGCGCCTGGAGACACCGCAGCCCCGCGACTTCGTCCGGGTGGAGACAACCGCCGGCGTATACACCCTACGTGTCATCTTCCGGGAGCATCGGGTGCCTTGA